The genome window AGCTCGTGAAATATCAAAATCTCCACCTATACCAGTACCAAATGCTGTAATCATTGCTCTAATCTCATTATTGGATAATATTTTATCTAGTCTAGCTTTTTCAACATTTAATATCTTACCACGTAGTGGAAGAATTGCTTGGAAATGACGGTCACGCCCTTGTTTTGCTGATCCACCGGCTGAGTCACCCTCAACGATATAGATTTCGCTTATTGCTGGGTCTTTAGAAGAACAATCTGCAAGTTTACCTGGCAAACTAGAAACTTCTAAAGCACTCTTACGTCTCGTTAATTCCCTTGCCTTTTTCGCAGCCATTCGTGCACGAGATGCCATAATTCCTTTTTCAACTATTTTTCTAGCAACAGAAGGATTTTCTAGCATAAATTTATCAAATGTTTCACCAAATGTAGCTTCTGTAATTGTTCTTGCTTCACTATTACCTAGCTTTGTTTTTGTTTGACCTTCAAACTGTGGATCCGGATGCTTAATTGAAACGATAGCTGTTAATCCTTCTCGCACATCTTCCCCTGTTAAATTACTTTCACTATCCTTTAACAAGTTGTTTTTCTTTGCATAGTCATTAATAACACGAGTTAAAGCTGTCTTAAAACCAACTTCGTGCATTCCACCTTCATATGTGTGAATATTATTAGCAAATGAGTATATATTACTTGTAAAACTATCGTTGTATTGCAGGGCAATTTCAACTGCAATATTGTCCTTTTCTCCTTCTACATAAACAACATCCTCATGAACAGCTTCTCTAGAGCGGTTTAAATGCTCAACATATGATTTAATTCCGCCTTCATACATGTATTCATTTGAACGTTCTCGTTCTTGTCTCTTATCTGAAATGGTGATTTTTAATCCACGGTTTAAGAATGCTAATTCTCGAATACGATTAGCAAGTGTGTCATAGTCATATTCTAATGTTTCAGTAAAGATTTCTCCGTCTGGACTAAAGTGGACAATTGTACCCGTAACATCAGATTCCCCGATAACTTTTAGGTCCCCATCTGGAACACCACGTAAAAACTTCTGATAATGGATTTTTCCGTCACGATGAACAAATACTTCTAATTCTGTAGACAGCGCATTTACAACTGAAGCACCTACACCATGAAGTCCACCTGATACTTTATATCCGCCACCGCCAAATTTACCACCGGCATGAAGAACTGTCATAATAACTTCAACAGCAGGTCTACCCATTTTTTCATGAATCCCAACAGGAATACCACGACCATTATCCTTGACTGTAATGCTGTTATCTTCTTCAATAATTACGTTAATCTCTGAACAATAACCCGCTAAGGCCTCATCAATACTATTATCGACAATTTCCCATACTAAATGGTGAAGTCCTTTGCTACTTGTTGAACCAATATACATACCAGGACGCTTTCGAACAGCTTCTAATCCTTCTAGTACCTGTATTTGATTCTCATCATATGATTGTTGTTGATCCAATTCCTTAGGATCCATTGTCATTCAAATCACCTGCAATCTGGCTCCACTGTTAGGAACCATATTTTCTAATCGATATTTACTACTGGGTCGAATAAATGATTAGCTCTCTTTTTTAATGTCATGGAGGCTAAGGGTGAAAAATAAATATCATGTATTGTTACAACAATTGTTTTCATTGCTGTTGATATTTCTATAATTTCTTTAGTCTTTCGTTGACCTTCAATAAACTCTTGAACAATCGTTGAAGAGTGATAAAGTTGCCCATCTAGAATAGCTATTATTTCGTCATTGGGTACAACGACATTTTCTCCTAAATGAATAAACAACAAGCATCACCTCATTTTAGCTTCTCTATTGAACCAGCTGTTACATAATATTGTGCAGCTTCTTTTAACGTATCATGATCAATACCCTCTACACTTGTTGTCGTAACAAAAGTCTGGACTTTCCCTTGAATGGTATTAAGCAGATGAGATTGTCTAAAATCATCTAGCTCAGATAAGACATCGTCTAATAAGAGGATGGGATATTCCCCGATTTCTGAATGAATAAGTTCAATTTCAGCTAGTTTTAAGGAAAGGGCGGTTGTTCGTTGTTGCCCTTGCGATCCAAAGTTTTGAACGTCCTTACCATTCACGAAAAAGATAAGATCATCACGATGCGGACCAGCAAGTGTCATACCCCGATCTATTTCTCTATCTCTTATTTTATCAAATTTTTGCTCATAACTTTCTATCATTTTCGACAAGTCTATGTTCTCTGATACATCAACCGAAGCCTTGTATTGAATTTCTAACGTTTCTAAGCCTCTACTTATTCCCTTATGAATCGGCTCTGCCCATTTTTGAAGTAAATCTAAAAATTCAAAACGTTTCTTCAAGATTTTGGCAGCTACTTCTATAAGCTGTGATGTAAGGACATCTAGCATAGTAAGATTTTTCTCTTTTTGTCTTGAAAGCTGTTTAAGATAGTGATTCCTTTGACTTAAAATCTTCTGGTATAAACTTAAGTCATGCATATAGATTGGAGATACTTGTCCAATCTCCATATCTAAGAATCTTCTTCTGCCTTGGGGATTTCCTTTAACCAGATTCAGATCCTCAGGAGCAAACATCACGATATTCATCGCTCCAATATATTGACTTAACTTTTGTTGTTCCAGATGATTCAGTTTTGCCTTTTTACCTTTTGTTGAAATCACCAGTTGAAGTGATAGTGGCCCCTTCTTCCTATGAACTCTACCTTCTATTTTAGCATACTCTTGTTCAAAACGTATCAAGTCTTTATCATTTGACGTACGATGAGACTTTGCGATGGCTAAAACATAGATTGCCTCCATAAGATTTGTCTTGCCTTGGGCATTTTCACCCAAAATCACATTCACTTTATTCTCAAATTCAACTATTGTCTTTTCGTAATTTCTGTAATTTGTAACAGTTAAATTCTCAATATACAAGGGTACTCCCCCACACGTTTTCTCTTCTACTCATTTGAAACAGAGGTTACCGTAAAAGATCCTTTACCTTCGATTTCGATTATATCTCCATTGCGAAGCTTTCTTCCTCTACGGTTATCATTTTCTCCATTTATAATAATTACATATTCTGACAAAAACCACTTAGCCATTCCACCTGTATCGATGACCCCTGCTAATTTTAAAAATTGCCCAAGTGTAATATATTCTGTATTTATTTCAACTTGTGTTGACATTGACATCACCTCGTTCATTAGATGTATACACTATTTCTTATTGTACTAAATTATTCATTACAATAAAAGAAGCTCCATATTCGCATGCAAATAATAATAAATATGAAATAAGATACCGACAGATTGCCGGTATCTTATTTGGTTAGTATGTTCTCACAGGGAGAATTAACTGTAAGGTTTTATCATCATCAACTGGTTGAATAAAGAAAGGTCTCATAGCACCTGTGAAACTGATTTTGACATCTGATCCATCGATTGCCTTTAGAGCATCCATCATAAACTTCGCACTAAATGAAATTTTTAAGTCTTCTCCCTCAATCTTTTCACTTTGGATTTCCTCTTGTACTTTTCCGATTTCCGGTGAGTCAGATGAAATTTCAATTGTTCCTTGTTCTAATGTACTAAATTTAACAACATTATTTCTACCTTCTCTCGCAAGTAAGGAAGCACGGTCAATAGCATGTAGAAATTCTTTACTATTTAAATAAATATCTGTTTTGCTCTCTGTTGGAATTAATCTTGATGTATCAGGATAATTACCGTCTAATAATCTCGAGAAGAATAGGATATTTTTCATTTTAAATAGTACTTGCTGCTCAGTCATTACGATCTCTACATGATCTGTTGTATCATCTAGGATTTTACTTAATTCATTCAGACTTTTTCCTGGAATTACAACATTAGCTGTAGGGATTTGATTATTCGTATCGATTGCACATTTTCTAAAAGCTAATCGGTGACTATCTGTTGCAATGCAATGTAACTCACCATTTTCAATTTTCCAGTTCACGCCTGTTAAAATTGGTCTAGTTTCTGATGTAGAAACAGCAAATACAGTTTGTCGTATAATATGTTTCAATAAATCAGCTGGCAATGTAAAAACATGTTCTTCACTTAATTGTGGAAGGTGAGGATATTCTTCAGCATCTATTGCATTCAAGTTAAATTCGGCTTTACCTGAGCGAATAACGGTTTGTAATTGGTTTACTACCTCAATTTCAACCATAGCCTGAGGTAACTTCTTTACAATTTCACTAAAAAATCGTGCTTGTAATACAATACTTCCTGTTTCTTTTACTTCTACAATTTCATCTCCAGCTTCTTCAACTGGAATAAACGATTCAATAGAAATATCTGAATCACTTCCTGTTAATGTAACTCCTTCTCTAGTCGCAACAATTTTAATCCCTGTTAAGATCGGTATTGTCGTTCTTGACGATACTGCTTTCATTACATCTTGAACACTTTGAACAAGATATTCTTTTTGAATCGAAAATTTCATTATCAAAATCTCCTTTTTGTCATAAGTAAATTTTCTAATCATATAATTAATATTTATTTTAAAAAAATAGTAGTAATAGTAATAGGGCCTGTGGATTTGTGGATAACCAAGGAAAGTGAAAGGAAACACAGTCTATCCACATGTGGACAGACTGTGTGTAATCATGTTCAA of Bacillus sp. BGMRC 2118 contains these proteins:
- the dnaN gene encoding DNA polymerase III subunit beta, with the translated sequence MKFSIQKEYLVQSVQDVMKAVSSRTTIPILTGIKIVATREGVTLTGSDSDISIESFIPVEEAGDEIVEVKETGSIVLQARFFSEIVKKLPQAMVEIEVVNQLQTVIRSGKAEFNLNAIDAEEYPHLPQLSEEHVFTLPADLLKHIIRQTVFAVSTSETRPILTGVNWKIENGELHCIATDSHRLAFRKCAIDTNNQIPTANVVIPGKSLNELSKILDDTTDHVEIVMTEQQVLFKMKNILFFSRLLDGNYPDTSRLIPTESKTDIYLNSKEFLHAIDRASLLAREGRNNVVKFSTLEQGTIEISSDSPEIGKVQEEIQSEKIEGEDLKISFSAKFMMDALKAIDGSDVKISFTGAMRPFFIQPVDDDKTLQLILPVRTY
- the gyrB gene encoding DNA topoisomerase (ATP-hydrolyzing) subunit B, producing MDPKELDQQQSYDENQIQVLEGLEAVRKRPGMYIGSTSSKGLHHLVWEIVDNSIDEALAGYCSEINVIIEEDNSITVKDNGRGIPVGIHEKMGRPAVEVIMTVLHAGGKFGGGGYKVSGGLHGVGASVVNALSTELEVFVHRDGKIHYQKFLRGVPDGDLKVIGESDVTGTIVHFSPDGEIFTETLEYDYDTLANRIRELAFLNRGLKITISDKRQERERSNEYMYEGGIKSYVEHLNRSREAVHEDVVYVEGEKDNIAVEIALQYNDSFTSNIYSFANNIHTYEGGMHEVGFKTALTRVINDYAKKNNLLKDSESNLTGEDVREGLTAIVSIKHPDPQFEGQTKTKLGNSEARTITEATFGETFDKFMLENPSVARKIVEKGIMASRARMAAKKARELTRRKSALEVSSLPGKLADCSSKDPAISEIYIVEGDSAGGSAKQGRDRHFQAILPLRGKILNVEKARLDKILSNNEIRAMITAFGTGIGGDFDISRARYHKVVIMTDADVDGAHIRTLLLTFFYRYMRPIIEYGYIYIAQPPLYKVQQGKRIEYAYNDRELEETLGSMSSQPKPGIQRYKGLGEMNPTQLWETTMDPETRTLLQVTLQDAIEADETFEMLMGDKVDPRRNFIEENAQYVKNLDI
- the recF gene encoding DNA replication/repair protein RecF produces the protein MYIENLTVTNYRNYEKTIVEFENKVNVILGENAQGKTNLMEAIYVLAIAKSHRTSNDKDLIRFEQEYAKIEGRVHRKKGPLSLQLVISTKGKKAKLNHLEQQKLSQYIGAMNIVMFAPEDLNLVKGNPQGRRRFLDMEIGQVSPIYMHDLSLYQKILSQRNHYLKQLSRQKEKNLTMLDVLTSQLIEVAAKILKKRFEFLDLLQKWAEPIHKGISRGLETLEIQYKASVDVSENIDLSKMIESYEQKFDKIRDREIDRGMTLAGPHRDDLIFFVNGKDVQNFGSQGQQRTTALSLKLAEIELIHSEIGEYPILLLDDVLSELDDFRQSHLLNTIQGKVQTFVTTTSVEGIDHDTLKEAAQYYVTAGSIEKLK
- a CDS encoding DUF370 domain-containing protein, with the protein product MFIHLGENVVVPNDEIIAILDGQLYHSSTIVQEFIEGQRKTKEIIEISTAMKTIVVTIHDIYFSPLASMTLKKRANHLFDPVVNID
- the yaaA gene encoding S4 domain-containing protein YaaA, translating into MSTQVEINTEYITLGQFLKLAGVIDTGGMAKWFLSEYVIIINGENDNRRGRKLRNGDIIEIEGKGSFTVTSVSNE